A part of Citrifermentans bremense genomic DNA contains:
- the fliO gene encoding flagellar biosynthetic protein FliO encodes MRNAALLIGATLLLPVQAWAGQEGSSPDLLGSLAQTAGSLILVIGIILLLYYLAGRFLKVPQGGGAGYIRVVETRHFGPKKSLVLVEVGGEYLLLSNSGEGMQFIKQVEMLEEIEVVPERGYETLIPVQLKERVKTLLRGSSPGGIPLGQFKKNGDFA; translated from the coding sequence ATGAGAAACGCCGCGCTGCTGATAGGCGCAACGCTCCTCCTCCCGGTGCAGGCATGGGCCGGGCAGGAAGGGTCGAGCCCTGATCTTTTGGGGAGCCTGGCGCAGACGGCGGGTTCCCTGATACTCGTCATCGGCATCATACTGCTCCTCTATTACCTGGCGGGGCGGTTCCTGAAGGTGCCGCAGGGCGGGGGCGCGGGCTACATCCGCGTGGTGGAGACGAGGCACTTCGGCCCCAAGAAATCCCTGGTGCTGGTCGAGGTCGGCGGGGAGTACCTGCTCTTGAGCAACAGCGGTGAAGGGATGCAGTTCATCAAGCAGGTGGAGATGCTCGAGGAAATCGAGGTGGTCCCCGAGCGGGGTTACGAGACGCTGATCCCGGTCCAGTTGAAAGAGAGGGTCAAGACGCTCCTCCGCGGGAGCTCCCCCGGGGGGATCCCTCTCGGGCAGTTCAAGAAAAATGGTGACTTTGCGTGA
- the flhB gene encoding flagellar biosynthesis protein FlhB: MSEDKHSKTEQPTQKKISDAKKKGQVPRSREITSAVTLLSAMIVLYVSSGTMLSTMKRIMQETFGGLSAKPLTQASVHGLMIKQLGYMATMLGPFLLLLLAVTVAVEVGQGGVQLTSEKFKFDLGKLNPLQGAKRLFNKDSIFEVTKSFLKLGIVGYMGYKVMTEEMENIIYLVDSDVAGIVNFLGHLAFKIVLHTCGVLIVLAVLDIVFVNWRFLDNLKMTKQEVKDEHKNAEGDQGIKAKIKQKQFQMARRRMRQIIPTADVVVTNPTHYAVALKYDRLKMAAPVVLFKGVDQMALQMRIMAKENNVVLVENRFLARELYSQVEEGDMIPEALFAAVAEILAYVYSLRMR; encoded by the coding sequence ATGTCGGAAGACAAACATTCCAAAACAGAACAACCGACACAGAAGAAGATCTCCGACGCCAAAAAGAAGGGGCAGGTCCCGCGCAGCCGGGAGATCACCTCGGCGGTCACCCTTCTCAGCGCCATGATAGTTCTCTACGTCAGCTCCGGCACCATGCTCTCCACCATGAAGCGGATCATGCAGGAGACCTTCGGCGGCCTTTCCGCGAAACCCCTGACCCAGGCGTCCGTGCACGGCCTGATGATCAAGCAGCTGGGGTACATGGCAACGATGCTGGGGCCGTTCCTGTTGCTGCTCCTCGCCGTGACCGTGGCGGTGGAGGTAGGCCAGGGGGGGGTGCAGCTCACCTCCGAGAAGTTCAAGTTCGACCTGGGGAAGCTGAACCCGCTGCAGGGGGCGAAAAGGCTCTTCAACAAGGACTCCATCTTCGAGGTGACCAAGTCGTTTTTGAAACTTGGGATCGTCGGCTACATGGGGTACAAGGTCATGACCGAGGAGATGGAAAATATCATCTACCTCGTGGACAGCGATGTGGCGGGGATCGTCAATTTCCTGGGGCACCTGGCCTTCAAGATAGTGCTGCATACCTGCGGGGTGCTCATCGTCCTCGCGGTGCTCGACATCGTCTTCGTGAACTGGCGCTTCCTGGACAACCTGAAGATGACCAAGCAGGAGGTAAAGGACGAGCACAAGAACGCCGAGGGGGACCAGGGGATCAAGGCGAAGATAAAGCAGAAGCAGTTCCAGATGGCGCGCCGCCGCATGAGGCAGATCATACCCACCGCCGACGTGGTGGTCACAAACCCCACCCACTACGCGGTTGCGCTCAAGTACGACCGCTTGAAGATGGCGGCCCCAGTGGTGCTTTTCAAGGGGGTGGACCAGATGGCGCTGCAGATGAGGATCATGGCCAAGGAGAACAACGTGGTGCTGGTGGAGAACAGGTTCCTGGCCCGCGAGCTCTACAGCCAGGTGGAGGAGGGGGATATGATTCCCGAAGCGCTCTTCGCCGCGGTAGCCGAGATCCTGGCCTACGTGTACAGCCTGAGGATGCGGTAG
- the fliN gene encoding flagellar motor switch protein FliN, whose amino-acid sequence MKNLEFILDIALQLTVELGRTKLLVKDVLQLNQGSVVELTKLAGEPLDVFVNSKLVARGEAVVVNDKFGIRLLDIVSPNERVDKVI is encoded by the coding sequence ATGAAGAATCTGGAATTCATACTGGATATAGCTCTGCAACTGACGGTGGAACTGGGTAGGACCAAGCTGCTGGTGAAGGATGTGCTGCAGCTGAACCAGGGATCGGTCGTGGAGTTGACGAAGCTGGCGGGCGAGCCGCTGGACGTGTTCGTGAACTCGAAGCTGGTGGCCCGGGGCGAGGCGGTCGTGGTGAACGACAAGTTCGGCATCAGGCTCCTGGACATCGTGAGCCCCAACGAGAGGGTGGACAAGGTCATATGA
- the fliR gene encoding flagellar biosynthetic protein FliR — MFPGLPINALDDLIPFALVLARVAGLFSAIPIFGSRVVPARVKTPLIFALALLLFPIIRPEAAVAANDSISLMLVVIKEVLIGLTLGILSQLIFAAVEFCGFQVGMQMGLSMGTMFDPATQASVPTMGMFQGALATLVFLSLDVHHFFLSAMAESYRIVPVGAWHASNGLLSFLVSASSGMFVVALKLAAPVAVALLATGVALGIAARSFPSMNVFIVSMPLNIGIGFLVLGISLPVFVRVLSGSFGTLTGQMRTLFELLR, encoded by the coding sequence TTGTTCCCCGGTCTGCCGATCAACGCACTGGACGACCTGATCCCCTTTGCCCTGGTTCTGGCGCGCGTCGCAGGTCTTTTTTCGGCCATCCCCATTTTCGGCAGCCGCGTGGTGCCGGCTCGGGTGAAGACGCCGCTTATCTTCGCCCTGGCGCTCCTTCTCTTCCCCATCATCCGCCCGGAAGCGGCCGTCGCGGCCAACGATTCGATCTCGCTGATGCTTGTCGTGATCAAAGAGGTGCTGATCGGCCTCACCCTCGGTATCCTCTCCCAGCTAATCTTCGCCGCAGTCGAGTTCTGCGGCTTCCAGGTCGGGATGCAGATGGGGCTTTCCATGGGGACCATGTTCGATCCCGCCACCCAGGCCAGCGTCCCCACCATGGGGATGTTCCAGGGAGCGCTGGCGACGCTCGTGTTCCTCTCCCTGGACGTGCACCACTTCTTCCTTTCGGCGATGGCGGAGAGCTACCGCATCGTCCCCGTCGGGGCGTGGCACGCCAGTAACGGGCTTCTCAGCTTTCTTGTCAGCGCCAGCTCGGGGATGTTCGTGGTGGCCCTGAAGCTCGCGGCGCCCGTTGCCGTGGCGCTGCTGGCCACAGGGGTGGCGCTCGGCATCGCCGCCCGCAGCTTCCCCTCCATGAACGTCTTCATCGTCAGCATGCCCCTCAACATCGGCATCGGGTTCCTGGTGCTCGGGATCTCGCTGCCGGTATTCGTGCGGGTCCTCAGCGGTTCGTTCGGCACCCTAACCGGGCAGATGCGGACCCTGTTCGAGCTGCTCAGGTAG
- the fliP gene encoding flagellar type III secretion system pore protein FliP (The bacterial flagellar biogenesis protein FliP forms a type III secretion system (T3SS)-type pore required for flagellar assembly.), translating to MAGALLLVVAILLLAGTALAEPLALPTVSVGMGKVSKPADVSVVLQIFFLMTVISLAPSLLMMTTSFTRIVVVLSFLRSALGTQQAPSNQIVIGLSLFLTFFIMAPVWEQVNSQALQPYRAQQITQEEALKRGIAPVRKFMLSQVREKDLALFINLSKLPRPRSADEIPTLTLIPAYMVSELKTAFQIGFLIFIPFLVLDMVVASVLMSMGMMMLPPVMISLPFKILLFVLVDGWGLVIGSLVKSFG from the coding sequence ATGGCGGGAGCGCTGCTCCTGGTAGTCGCAATCCTGCTCCTGGCGGGAACCGCGCTGGCTGAACCGCTGGCGCTCCCCACGGTAAGCGTCGGGATGGGGAAGGTGAGCAAGCCGGCCGACGTTTCAGTAGTGCTGCAGATCTTCTTCCTGATGACCGTCATCTCGCTGGCTCCCAGCCTCCTGATGATGACCACCTCCTTCACGCGCATCGTGGTGGTGCTCTCCTTCCTCCGCTCCGCGCTCGGGACCCAGCAGGCCCCTTCGAACCAGATCGTGATAGGGCTCTCCCTGTTCCTCACCTTCTTCATCATGGCGCCGGTCTGGGAGCAGGTGAACAGCCAGGCCCTGCAACCGTACCGGGCCCAGCAGATAACGCAGGAGGAGGCGCTCAAGCGCGGTATCGCGCCGGTGCGGAAGTTCATGCTCTCCCAGGTGCGCGAAAAGGACCTGGCGCTCTTCATAAACCTCTCCAAGCTCCCCAGGCCCCGGAGCGCCGACGAGATCCCGACCCTGACGCTGATCCCCGCCTACATGGTGAGCGAGCTGAAGACCGCGTTCCAGATCGGCTTCCTGATCTTCATCCCCTTCCTGGTGCTGGACATGGTGGTCGCCTCGGTCCTCATGTCCATGGGTATGATGATGCTGCCGCCGGTCATGATATCGCTGCCGTTCAAGATACTGCTCTTCGTGCTGGTGGACGGCTGGGGGCTCGTCATCGGGTCGCTGGTCAAAAGCTTCGGGTAA
- the glgP gene encoding alpha-glucan family phosphorylase, producing the protein MNLSSTLHRFTVVPSLPKELAGLQRIACNLWWSWEPEAIGLFKRLDPELWRQTRHNPLEVLGSLQQATYESLMADEGFMSHLSQVEERLSEYLSSRTWYERHGNAGARIAYFSMEFGLHESLPIYSGGLGILAGDHLKSASDLGLPLVGVGLLYRQGYFRQYLNLEGWQQEIYPENDFYNLPLHQEKDREGKPLVFYLEYPGRNVLVQVWRVQVGRVALYLLDTNLEANSPADREITTRLYGGDQEMRIRQEILLGIGGIRALRLMGIEPNVCHMNEGHAAFLALERIRTLMEERQLTFREAMEAVRGGNVFTTHTPVEAGIDHFPPDLLDHYMGHYYRGLGLSREQFMALGMQNHGRSNESFCMAVLAMKLSLHSNGVSELHGAVSRRMWADVWPDLPEEQLPLTYVTNGVHQKSWLSEEMTGLLIRFLGTRWLEQSADQLWRKVSRIPDAELWRTHRRGTEQLVDYARRSLRAQLEKLDASPKEIDEAGDVLDPEILTIGFARRFATYKRGTLLLHDKERLSKILNHPERPVQIVFAGKAHPADHQGKELIRQIVQLSQQPEFRRRIIFLEDYDISVARRLVQGVDIWLNTPLRPLEASGTSGMKVAFNGGLNLSILDGWWCEGYRGNNGWAIGRGEVYDDLSYQNQVESRAIYDLLEKEIVPLFYNRGSDGIPRGWTTFMKSSMQTLCPVFSTDRMVQEYARRCYLPAFEHWERLNRDDLRLAVELARWKERLHGMWGELAIVAVNAEIQKEVTVGEMLPISVQITPGRIPLSEIAVEVYFGVLDSRGAIMGGEIVPLKPAADPEKAGHFKGELECRFCGRHGFMLRVMPRHPELGTVYDPGLILWG; encoded by the coding sequence ATGAACCTGAGCTCGACGCTGCACAGATTTACCGTCGTCCCCTCTCTTCCCAAGGAGCTTGCTGGGCTGCAGCGCATCGCCTGCAACCTCTGGTGGAGCTGGGAACCTGAAGCCATCGGCCTTTTCAAACGGCTGGACCCCGAACTCTGGCGCCAGACGCGCCACAACCCCCTCGAAGTGCTGGGAAGCCTGCAGCAGGCGACCTACGAGAGCCTAATGGCGGACGAAGGGTTCATGTCCCACCTCTCACAGGTCGAGGAGCGGCTTAGCGAATACCTCTCCTCCCGCACCTGGTACGAGCGGCACGGCAACGCCGGCGCCCGCATTGCCTACTTCTCCATGGAATTCGGCCTGCACGAGTCGCTCCCCATCTACTCCGGGGGGCTCGGCATCCTGGCGGGCGACCACCTAAAGTCCGCCAGCGACCTGGGCCTCCCCCTGGTCGGCGTCGGTCTCCTGTACCGGCAGGGTTACTTCCGCCAGTACCTGAACCTGGAGGGGTGGCAGCAGGAAATCTACCCCGAAAACGACTTCTACAACCTGCCGCTGCACCAGGAGAAGGACAGGGAAGGAAAGCCCCTGGTCTTCTACCTTGAGTACCCGGGGAGAAACGTGCTGGTCCAGGTCTGGCGGGTGCAGGTCGGGCGGGTGGCCCTTTACCTGCTGGACACGAACCTCGAGGCGAATTCCCCCGCCGACCGGGAGATCACGACCAGGCTCTACGGCGGCGACCAGGAGATGCGGATCAGACAGGAGATCCTGCTCGGCATCGGCGGCATCCGCGCGCTCAGGCTTATGGGGATCGAGCCCAACGTCTGCCACATGAACGAGGGGCACGCAGCCTTCCTGGCACTGGAGCGGATCCGCACCCTGATGGAAGAGCGGCAGCTCACCTTCCGCGAGGCGATGGAGGCGGTGAGAGGGGGCAACGTCTTCACCACCCACACCCCGGTCGAAGCAGGGATCGACCATTTCCCCCCTGATCTCCTCGACCACTACATGGGGCATTACTACCGCGGCCTCGGGCTCTCCCGGGAGCAGTTCATGGCGCTTGGGATGCAGAACCACGGCAGGAGCAACGAGAGCTTCTGCATGGCGGTTCTGGCCATGAAGCTCTCGCTGCACTCAAACGGCGTGAGCGAGCTGCACGGGGCGGTGTCGCGCAGGATGTGGGCGGACGTCTGGCCGGACCTCCCCGAGGAGCAGCTGCCGCTTACCTACGTCACCAACGGGGTGCACCAGAAGAGCTGGCTCTCAGAGGAGATGACCGGTCTTTTGATCCGGTTCCTCGGCACCAGGTGGCTCGAGCAAAGCGCCGACCAGCTCTGGCGCAAGGTGTCGCGCATCCCGGACGCGGAGCTCTGGCGCACGCACCGTCGCGGCACGGAGCAGCTGGTCGACTACGCGCGCCGCAGCTTAAGGGCGCAGCTGGAGAAGCTGGACGCAAGCCCCAAGGAGATCGATGAGGCGGGGGACGTCCTCGACCCGGAGATACTCACCATCGGGTTCGCGCGTCGTTTCGCCACCTACAAGCGGGGGACCCTCCTATTGCACGACAAGGAGCGGCTTTCCAAGATACTGAACCATCCCGAGCGGCCGGTGCAGATCGTCTTCGCCGGCAAGGCGCACCCGGCAGACCACCAGGGGAAGGAGCTGATCCGCCAGATCGTGCAGCTGTCGCAGCAGCCCGAGTTCCGGCGCCGCATCATCTTCCTGGAGGATTACGACATCTCGGTGGCCCGGCGCCTGGTACAGGGGGTGGACATCTGGCTCAACACGCCGCTCAGGCCGCTTGAGGCCAGCGGCACCAGCGGCATGAAGGTCGCTTTCAACGGCGGCCTCAACCTGAGCATCCTGGACGGGTGGTGGTGCGAGGGGTACCGCGGCAACAACGGCTGGGCCATCGGGCGCGGCGAGGTGTACGACGACCTCTCCTACCAGAACCAGGTGGAGAGCCGCGCCATCTACGACCTCCTGGAGAAGGAGATCGTGCCGCTTTTCTACAACCGGGGGAGCGACGGCATCCCGCGCGGCTGGACTACCTTCATGAAGAGCTCGATGCAGACGCTCTGCCCGGTGTTCAGCACGGACCGGATGGTGCAGGAGTACGCCCGGCGCTGCTACCTCCCCGCCTTCGAGCACTGGGAGCGGCTGAACCGGGACGACCTGAGGCTCGCGGTGGAGCTGGCACGCTGGAAGGAGCGGCTGCACGGCATGTGGGGGGAGCTGGCCATCGTGGCGGTAAACGCCGAGATCCAGAAGGAGGTGACGGTAGGGGAGATGCTCCCCATCTCGGTGCAGATCACGCCGGGGCGGATCCCGCTTTCCGAGATCGCGGTGGAGGTCTACTTCGGGGTGCTGGACTCGCGCGGCGCCATCATGGGAGGGGAGATCGTGCCGCTCAAGCCTGCGGCCGACCCGGAAAAGGCCGGGCACTTCAAGGGGGAGCTGGAGTGCCGCTTCTGCGGCAGGCACGGCTTCATGCTGCGGGTGATGCCCAGGCACCCGGAGCTTGGGACCGTGTACGATCCGGGGCTGATACTTTGGGGGTAG
- the fliQ gene encoding flagellar biosynthesis protein FliQ, translated as MTPELVVQLGRRSFEAVLLLAGPLLICALVVGLLVSIFQAVTSINEATLAFAPKIVAVMVAMVVFFPWMMTYMSDFTHEIYGMIANMRH; from the coding sequence ATGACACCTGAACTGGTCGTGCAACTCGGGAGAAGGAGCTTCGAGGCCGTGCTGCTTTTGGCCGGGCCGCTTCTCATCTGCGCCCTCGTCGTGGGGCTTTTGGTCAGCATCTTCCAGGCGGTTACCTCGATAAACGAGGCGACCCTTGCCTTCGCGCCGAAAATCGTCGCGGTGATGGTCGCCATGGTGGTCTTCTTCCCCTGGATGATGACCTACATGAGCGACTTCACCCACGAGATCTACGGCATGATCGCCAACATGAGGCATTAG
- a CDS encoding flagellar hook assembly protein FlgD — protein sequence MITNVTTGATGASAAEAAMKKSTGMNKDDFLKLFVTQLQNQDPLNPQDGTEFIGQLAQLTQVEQAYNTNTNLQNLLNQGNNSTSFAAVSLIGKEVQALGSQVDLQQGATAQLNLFLEGSASQVNLTIRDENGNVVKTLDAGALAAGKASLAWDGTDNSGAAVAPGAYTFNAAAVDVNGEKVAATPFIKGRVDGVDISGTNLILSLGNVKLNLTDVTSVAQGV from the coding sequence GTGATAACCAATGTGACAACAGGGGCAACTGGCGCGAGCGCAGCCGAAGCAGCCATGAAAAAGTCCACCGGGATGAACAAGGACGATTTCCTCAAGCTCTTCGTGACCCAGCTGCAGAACCAGGACCCGCTAAACCCGCAGGACGGCACCGAGTTCATCGGACAACTGGCCCAGCTGACCCAGGTCGAGCAGGCCTACAACACCAACACCAACCTGCAGAACCTGCTGAACCAGGGTAACAACAGCACCAGCTTTGCCGCGGTCTCTTTGATCGGCAAGGAGGTGCAGGCGCTGGGATCCCAGGTGGACCTGCAGCAGGGAGCAACTGCCCAGCTGAACCTCTTCCTGGAGGGCTCCGCGAGCCAGGTGAACCTGACCATCCGTGACGAAAACGGCAACGTCGTCAAGACGCTCGATGCCGGGGCGCTTGCGGCCGGAAAGGCCAGCCTGGCCTGGGACGGCACCGACAATTCCGGGGCGGCAGTCGCACCGGGAGCCTACACATTCAACGCAGCCGCCGTCGATGTCAACGGCGAAAAAGTGGCCGCCACCCCCTTCATCAAGGGAAGGGTGGACGGCGTCGACATATCGGGCACCAACCTGATCCTCTCGCTGGGCAACGTCAAGCTGAACCTGACCGATGTGACCTCCGTAGCCCAGGGGGTGTAA
- the fliM gene encoding flagellar motor switch protein FliM, with protein MEKILTKEEIDALVAAVFEGTLVPDAELAKAGGHAEQFDLLDIEAHRVIPNLDIVYDGFIRYNRVTMSNRLGRMVEIKKEEARPFKFGEFLSVLPSPACIAIYKMDPLKGAALLALDSTLVFTIVDSILGGSGVASGNRMNRLFTSIELRLVEKIVKDALADLERAWAPLCQASMALLRLEMNPRLVNIVPPEYQVVTMSMKVQIEETVGNMILAIPFLTIEPIRDKLKRGVQMDMMVVDPLWSYRLSEELLEAPMEVSVEMGGATITLAELLELTSGDTVMLDSGCQDELVVKVGEVKKFFGVAGTNNGNKAVQISRAVSAGGAD; from the coding sequence ATGGAAAAAATCCTGACGAAGGAAGAGATCGATGCCCTGGTTGCCGCGGTGTTCGAGGGGACGCTGGTCCCCGATGCCGAGCTGGCCAAGGCGGGGGGGCACGCGGAGCAGTTCGACCTGCTCGACATCGAGGCGCACCGCGTCATCCCCAACCTGGACATCGTCTACGACGGGTTCATCCGCTACAACAGGGTGACCATGTCGAACCGTCTCGGCAGGATGGTGGAGATAAAGAAGGAGGAGGCGCGGCCGTTCAAGTTCGGCGAGTTCTTGAGCGTGCTCCCTTCGCCGGCCTGCATCGCCATCTACAAGATGGACCCGTTGAAGGGGGCCGCGCTGCTCGCTCTGGACAGCACGCTCGTCTTCACCATCGTTGACAGCATCCTGGGGGGGAGCGGCGTCGCTTCGGGCAACCGCATGAACCGGCTCTTCACCTCGATCGAACTGAGGCTGGTGGAGAAAATCGTGAAGGACGCGCTGGCGGACCTGGAAAGGGCCTGGGCGCCGTTGTGCCAGGCGAGCATGGCTTTGCTCCGTCTGGAGATGAACCCGCGCCTGGTGAACATCGTGCCGCCCGAGTACCAGGTGGTGACCATGTCGATGAAGGTGCAGATCGAGGAGACGGTGGGGAACATGATCCTTGCCATCCCCTTCCTCACCATCGAGCCGATCCGGGACAAGCTGAAGCGCGGCGTGCAGATGGACATGATGGTCGTCGACCCGCTCTGGTCCTACCGGCTTTCCGAGGAGCTGCTAGAGGCTCCCATGGAGGTCTCGGTGGAAATGGGCGGAGCCACCATAACGCTGGCCGAACTCCTGGAGCTTACGTCGGGTGACACCGTGATGCTCGATTCGGGGTGCCAGGACGAGCTGGTGGTGAAGGTGGGCGAGGTCAAGAAGTTCTTCGGAGTAGCCGGAACAAACAACGGCAACAAAGCCGTGCAGATCAGCCGCGCCGTGAGCGCAGGGGGTGCAGATTGA
- a CDS encoding flagellar basal body-associated FliL family protein has product MAEQAKAEDQPKDNKKIFIIIGAVVAALAVGGGGMYLIGGKGGGAKHQQEPAKVEGAAASGEKGAAKEGEAAAASSSYALEPFIVNIYDGQEMRYLKLKVEFELSSSLAKAEIDSHLAPLRDAILILLTTKTMQEIQDLQGKNTLREQILAAAAKTVPGKVTKVYFTDFVVQ; this is encoded by the coding sequence ATGGCCGAGCAGGCAAAGGCGGAAGATCAACCCAAGGATAACAAGAAGATCTTTATCATCATCGGTGCCGTGGTGGCGGCCTTGGCCGTGGGCGGTGGGGGGATGTACCTTATCGGCGGCAAGGGTGGTGGTGCCAAGCACCAGCAGGAGCCGGCCAAGGTCGAAGGGGCTGCTGCAAGCGGGGAGAAAGGCGCCGCGAAGGAAGGCGAGGCTGCGGCCGCAAGCTCCAGCTACGCCCTGGAACCTTTCATCGTCAACATCTACGACGGGCAGGAGATGCGCTACCTGAAGCTCAAGGTGGAGTTTGAACTTTCCAGCTCGCTCGCCAAGGCCGAGATCGATTCGCACCTGGCTCCGCTTCGTGACGCGATCCTGATCCTGCTCACCACGAAGACGATGCAGGAGATCCAGGACCTGCAGGGGAAGAACACCCTGAGGGAACAGATACTTGCGGCAGCGGCCAAGACGGTGCCCGGCAAGGTGACTAAGGTATATTTCACCGATTTCGTGGTGCAATAA
- a CDS encoding TIGR02530 family flagellar biosynthesis protein — protein MIDNSVLFPQPIQAPVKPRQTGAVQPGKSVGGTVPFEKVLEGKLPGQPVRLSQHATERLRSRGISLSEEDMKQLRGAVDSVAQKGGKESLVLLGDAALVVSVKNRTVVTAMDRQSLNGNVFTNIDSAVIL, from the coding sequence GTGATCGACAACAGCGTACTTTTTCCGCAACCGATCCAGGCCCCGGTAAAGCCCCGTCAGACGGGCGCGGTCCAGCCGGGCAAATCCGTGGGAGGGACCGTTCCCTTCGAAAAGGTGCTGGAGGGGAAGCTCCCCGGCCAGCCGGTGCGGCTGTCGCAGCACGCCACGGAAAGGCTTCGCTCGCGCGGGATCTCGCTGTCGGAAGAGGACATGAAGCAACTGAGAGGTGCCGTAGACAGCGTGGCGCAAAAAGGGGGGAAGGAATCCCTGGTGCTGCTGGGCGACGCGGCCCTGGTGGTTAGTGTCAAAAACCGGACAGTGGTCACGGCGATGGATCGACAGTCATTGAACGGGAACGTATTCACCAACATAGACTCGGCCGTCATCCTCTAG
- a CDS encoding flagellar hook-basal body protein codes for MSITSALFTGVSGLLNNGEAMNVIGNNIANVNTVGFKGARSLFSDRLSESIGNNSQVGKGVQLQTVQNLFTQGSSQSSENVTDLSIQGNSFFALKSPVTAAPVALQSGAYLSRAGAFHVDNNLYLVNPDGYQVLDTTGNPIQFSRTTGSATTDFGKVTKVDPNGLITYLASDGITLNYYNTTGAAGLPALPANQAAVQKIAVVTASDPTALSKLGGSLYQATADAGVPAAAFSIPDNQPNGTSEQVLSNSLEQSNVDMANEFVKMIITQRAYSANSKTITTTDQMTQEVLGLIR; via the coding sequence ATGAGCATCACATCCGCATTGTTTACCGGCGTAAGCGGTCTTCTCAACAACGGCGAGGCCATGAACGTGATCGGCAACAACATAGCCAACGTCAACACGGTCGGTTTCAAGGGGGCCAGGAGCCTCTTCTCCGACCGCCTCTCCGAGTCGATCGGCAACAACTCGCAGGTGGGCAAAGGCGTGCAGCTGCAGACGGTGCAGAACCTTTTCACTCAGGGTTCCTCCCAGAGCTCCGAGAACGTGACCGACCTCTCCATCCAGGGTAACAGCTTCTTCGCGCTCAAATCTCCGGTGACCGCGGCTCCGGTTGCGCTGCAAAGCGGCGCCTACCTCTCCCGCGCCGGCGCCTTCCATGTGGACAACAACCTCTACCTGGTCAACCCCGACGGCTACCAGGTGCTCGACACCACGGGGAACCCGATCCAGTTCTCGCGTACCACCGGGTCCGCCACCACCGATTTCGGCAAGGTCACCAAGGTCGACCCGAACGGCCTGATCACCTACCTTGCCAGCGACGGCATAACCCTCAACTACTACAACACGACCGGGGCCGCCGGCCTTCCGGCTCTCCCGGCCAACCAGGCCGCGGTGCAGAAGATCGCGGTGGTGACCGCTTCCGACCCTACCGCCCTCTCGAAGCTTGGGGGCTCGCTGTACCAGGCGACCGCCGACGCGGGCGTCCCCGCAGCGGCCTTCTCGATTCCCGACAACCAGCCTAACGGGACCAGCGAGCAGGTGCTTTCCAACTCGCTCGAGCAGAGCAACGTCGACATGGCCAACGAGTTCGTCAAGATGATCATCACCCAGAGGGCCTACTCGGCCAACTCCAAGACCATCACCACCACGGACCAGATGACCCAGGAAGTGCTGGGGCTGATCCGCTAA